From the genome of Defluviimonas aquaemixtae, one region includes:
- the pcaH gene encoding protocatechuate 3,4-dioxygenase subunit beta, whose protein sequence is PHYALLSLQNSASELTGPVFGQNDIDPLDNDLIRNYAKTGDPIGERIIVHGRVLDENARPVPNTLVEIWQANAGGRYRHRKDTYLAPIDPNFGGCGRTLTDEQGCYVFRTVKPGAYPWRNWVNNWRPAHIHFSVFGSAFAQRLITQMYFEGDPLIANCPIVRTIPDPRAIDQLVAALDLNATIPLDSIAYKFDIVLRGQRSTYFENRPEGN, encoded by the coding sequence CCTCACTATGCGCTTCTTTCGCTTCAGAACTCGGCCAGCGAACTGACCGGGCCGGTCTTCGGCCAGAACGACATCGACCCGTTGGACAACGACCTCATCCGCAACTACGCCAAGACCGGAGATCCGATCGGCGAGCGGATCATTGTCCACGGCCGCGTGCTGGACGAGAACGCGCGGCCCGTGCCGAACACGCTCGTCGAGATATGGCAGGCCAATGCCGGCGGGCGCTATCGGCACAGGAAGGACACCTATCTCGCGCCCATTGACCCAAATTTCGGCGGCTGCGGGCGGACACTGACGGATGAGCAGGGCTGCTACGTCTTCCGCACGGTGAAGCCCGGCGCCTATCCTTGGCGCAACTGGGTGAACAACTGGCGGCCCGCGCATATTCATTTCTCGGTCTTCGGCTCGGCCTTCGCGCAGCGACTGATCACCCAGATGTACTTCGAAGGCGACCCCTTGATCGCGAATTGCCCGATCGTGAGGACGATCCCCGATCCACGCGCCATCGACCAGCTTGTCGCGGCGCTCGACCTGAACGCCACGATCCCACTCGATAGCATCGCTTACAAGTTCGACATCGTGCTGCGCGGGCAGAGATCGACCTATTTCGAGAACC